One genomic segment of Deinococcus arcticus includes these proteins:
- the aroC gene encoding chorismate synthase, whose protein sequence is MRYLTAGESHGPQLTAIIEGLPAQLPLGKGDIDPWLKKRQGGYGRGRRMVIETDEADILSGVRAGRTTGAPVTLAIANRDHRNWVEIMSPEPGGEPRKKALTDARPGHADLTGGIKYRHKDLRDVLERASARETAARVAVGSVALKLLSELGVEGANYVSSLAGIDTGVPFAWSALDAIEDSDLRTPDPDAAAQMRERIDQAKKDGDTLGGILEVRFRGLPVGLGSYVHADRKLDGRIAAACLSVQAMKGVEIGRAFENARKPGSGVHDPVFYRGGTYARDTNGAGGLEAGMTNGEELIVRVAMKPIATLMKPLPTVNVVTHEASDAARERSDTTAVPAAGVILQCAVGWVLAEAMLEKFGGDTLPELQERVAQARAYAQHY, encoded by the coding sequence ATGAGGTACCTGACCGCCGGGGAATCGCACGGACCGCAGCTGACGGCCATCATTGAGGGGCTGCCTGCGCAGTTGCCGCTGGGCAAGGGCGACATTGACCCCTGGCTGAAAAAGCGCCAGGGCGGCTACGGGCGGGGCCGCCGCATGGTCATCGAAACTGACGAGGCCGACATTCTCAGCGGCGTGCGCGCCGGGCGCACCACCGGGGCCCCGGTCACGCTGGCGATTGCCAACAGGGACCACCGCAACTGGGTGGAGATCATGTCGCCCGAGCCCGGCGGCGAGCCACGCAAAAAGGCCCTGACGGACGCCCGCCCCGGCCACGCCGACCTGACCGGCGGCATCAAGTACCGCCACAAGGACCTGCGCGACGTGCTGGAACGCGCCAGCGCGCGCGAAACGGCGGCCCGGGTGGCCGTGGGCAGCGTGGCCCTGAAACTGCTCTCGGAACTGGGCGTGGAGGGCGCGAACTATGTGTCCAGCTTGGCGGGCATTGACACGGGGGTGCCGTTCGCCTGGAGCGCGCTGGACGCCATTGAGGACAGTGACCTGCGTACCCCCGACCCCGACGCCGCCGCCCAGATGCGCGAGCGCATTGACCAGGCCAAAAAGGACGGCGACACCCTGGGCGGCATTCTGGAGGTGCGCTTCCGGGGTCTGCCGGTGGGCCTGGGCAGCTACGTGCACGCCGACCGCAAGCTGGACGGCCGCATTGCCGCCGCCTGCCTGAGCGTGCAGGCCATGAAGGGGGTGGAGATTGGCCGCGCCTTCGAGAATGCCCGGAAACCCGGCAGCGGCGTGCATGATCCCGTGTTCTACCGTGGGGGCACCTACGCCCGCGACACGAACGGCGCCGGGGGACTGGAAGCGGGCATGACGAACGGCGAGGAGCTGATCGTGCGTGTGGCCATGAAACCCATTGCCACCCTGATGAAGCCGCTGCCCACCGTGAACGTGGTCACCCATGAGGCCAGCGACGCCGCCCGTGAGCGCAGCGATACCACGGCGGTGCCCGCCGCCGGCGTGATTCTGCAGTGCGCCGTCGGCTGGGTGCTGGCCGAGGCCATGCTGGAAAAATTCGGTGGCGACACCCTCCCCGAGCTGCAGGAGCGGGTGGCCCAGGCGCGCGCCTACGCCCAGCACTACTGA
- a CDS encoding shikimate kinase, which yields MFSSGLIERPVSWVALAGFMGTGKSRIGWELSRALALHFVDTDKLITRVVGKSIPEVFAQEGEGYFRACEHEVVRRVTRLEHAVISLGGGTFINEDNRCELLERGPVVVLWASPETVYQRTKHSDRPLLRAEDPLSKIRTLMHEREPVYRQGTIHVHSDGRPSEEIVEEIIERLWAWADVQQAWADAGPERPELGDRAAD from the coding sequence ATGTTCAGTTCCGGCCTGATTGAGCGCCCGGTGTCGTGGGTGGCGCTGGCGGGCTTCATGGGCACGGGCAAAAGCCGCATCGGCTGGGAGCTGTCGCGCGCCCTGGCGCTGCATTTTGTGGACACTGACAAGCTGATCACCCGTGTGGTGGGCAAAAGCATCCCCGAGGTCTTTGCCCAGGAAGGCGAGGGCTACTTCCGCGCCTGCGAGCACGAGGTGGTGCGGCGCGTGACCCGGCTGGAACACGCGGTGATCAGTCTGGGGGGCGGCACCTTCATCAACGAGGACAACCGCTGCGAGCTGCTGGAGCGGGGGCCCGTGGTGGTGCTGTGGGCCAGCCCGGAAACGGTTTACCAGCGCACCAAGCACAGCGACCGCCCGCTGCTGCGCGCCGAGGACCCCCTGTCCAAGATTCGCACGCTGATGCACGAACGCGAACCTGTGTACCGCCAGGGCACCATTCATGTGCACAGCGACGGCCGCCCCAGCGAGGAAATTGTCGAGGAGATCATTGAGCGCCTGTGGGCCTGGGCCGATGTGCAGCAGGCGTGGGCCGACGCGGGCCCCGAGCGGCCCGAGCTGGGGGACCGTGCGGCAGATTGA
- the aroB gene encoding 3-dehydroquinate synthase: MRQIEVGGASPYAVQVGPGLLGQLQLPQRHVALIHPVDLPSTFVAAVQAAVQPVVTIPVPARDDCKTLAVLGEVLSQLARANIPRDGAVLGLGGGAATDLAGFAAASYLRGVAFYTAPTTLLGMVDAAVGGKTGVNLPEGKNLVGAFWPPQAVWCDTETLTTLPPAVFREGAAEAYKHGLMADPSLLPRVLAPDFRPGGPGLEATLADAIAVKAGVVTRDLTEQGERAFLNFGHTLAHALEAVTHHALPHGQAVGYGMHYAARLSRALGGADLTAHTLAFLHWQRPQALPPLRYDEVAPFMARDKKADAVGVRFVLLRDLAQPYLARVPDAVLRAEFEGWAKEVRGVREAERGEG, translated from the coding sequence GTGCGGCAGATTGAGGTGGGCGGCGCCTCGCCCTACGCGGTGCAGGTGGGCCCGGGGCTGCTGGGGCAGTTGCAGCTCCCGCAGCGCCACGTGGCCCTGATTCACCCGGTGGACCTGCCCTCCACATTCGTGGCGGCGGTGCAGGCAGCCGTGCAGCCGGTGGTCACCATCCCCGTCCCCGCCCGCGACGACTGCAAAACCCTGGCGGTGCTGGGCGAGGTTCTGTCCCAACTGGCCAGAGCCAACATTCCCCGCGACGGGGCCGTGCTTGGCCTAGGCGGCGGCGCGGCCACCGATCTGGCGGGCTTTGCGGCGGCCAGCTACCTGCGCGGCGTGGCCTTTTACACCGCCCCCACCACCCTGCTGGGCATGGTGGACGCGGCGGTGGGCGGCAAGACCGGCGTGAACCTGCCCGAAGGCAAGAATCTGGTGGGCGCCTTCTGGCCCCCCCAGGCCGTGTGGTGCGACACCGAGACGCTGACCACCCTGCCGCCCGCCGTGTTCCGCGAGGGCGCCGCCGAGGCGTACAAACACGGCCTGATGGCCGACCCCAGCCTGCTGCCGCGCGTTCTGGCCCCAGACTTTCGCCCTGGTGGCCCCGGTCTGGAAGCCACCCTGGCTGACGCCATTGCCGTGAAGGCGGGCGTGGTCACCCGCGACCTGACCGAGCAGGGCGAGCGGGCTTTTCTGAATTTTGGGCACACGCTGGCGCACGCGCTGGAAGCCGTGACCCACCACGCCCTGCCCCACGGTCAGGCGGTGGGCTACGGCATGCACTACGCCGCCCGTCTCTCCCGCGCCCTGGGCGGCGCCGATCTGACGGCGCACACCCTGGCCTTTCTGCACTGGCAGCGGCCTCAGGCCCTGCCGCCCCTGCGCTACGACGAGGTGGCCCCGTTCATGGCGCGGGACAAGAAGGCCGATGCCGTGGGCGTGCGCTTTGTGCTGCTGCGCGACCTCGCCCAGCCATATCTGGCGCGGGTGCCGGACGCGGTGCTGCGGGCAGAGTTTGAAGGATGGGCAAAAGAGGTGCGCGGGGTGCGGGAAGCGGAGCGCGGGGAAGGCTGA
- the aroQ gene encoding type II 3-dehydroquinate dehydratase: MLLVLNGPNLNRLGLREPGVYGSQTLEDLERQCETWGAELGQSVTCRQSNYEGQLVEWVQDAEEHGFTGIVINPGALTHYSYALRDAIAGQRVPVVEVHISNVDAREEFRHQSVTAAVCRGKISGLGFLGYRLGMEALVEG; the protein is encoded by the coding sequence ATGCTGCTCGTGCTGAACGGTCCCAACCTGAACCGCCTTGGCCTGCGTGAACCGGGGGTGTACGGCTCGCAGACACTCGAAGACCTGGAGCGGCAGTGTGAAACCTGGGGCGCGGAACTGGGCCAATCGGTCACCTGCCGCCAGAGCAACTATGAAGGGCAACTGGTGGAATGGGTGCAGGACGCCGAGGAGCACGGCTTTACCGGCATCGTGATCAACCCGGGGGCCCTGACGCACTATTCCTACGCCCTGCGCGACGCGATTGCCGGGCAGCGCGTGCCGGTGGTGGAAGTGCACATCAGCAACGTGGACGCCCGCGAGGAATTCCGGCACCAGAGCGTGACGGCCGCCGTGTGCCGGGGCAAGATCAGCGGCCTGGGTTTTTTAGGGTACCGGCTGGGGATGGAGGCACTGGTGGAGGGATGA
- a CDS encoding CPCC family cysteine-rich protein, with protein MSKRLACFCCGFLTLAARGEYEVCPVCFWEDETGCVLKPDELSEANGLSLSQARLYFSRYGACEPGLEAHVRPPLPHEIP; from the coding sequence ATGAGCAAGAGGCTCGCCTGCTTCTGCTGCGGCTTCCTGACGCTCGCAGCACGAGGGGAATATGAGGTCTGCCCAGTGTGTTTCTGGGAAGACGAAACCGGCTGTGTCCTCAAACCCGATGAACTGAGCGAAGCCAACGGTCTTTCGCTGTCACAGGCGCGGCTTTACTTCAGCCGATATGGCGCCTGTGAGCCGGGCCTTGAGGCCCATGTCCGTCCGCCCCTTCCCCACGAAATCCCGTAA
- the rplM gene encoding 50S ribosomal protein L13, which yields MKTYIPKNDEQNWVVVDAANVPLGRLATLIASRIRGKHRPDFTPNMIQGDFVVVVNAQQVALTGNKLDGKVYTRYTGYQGGLKTETARQALAKHPERVIEHAVFGMLPKGRQGRAMHSRLKVYAGQTHPHAAQKPQTLEVK from the coding sequence GTGAAAACCTACATCCCCAAAAATGACGAGCAGAACTGGGTCGTCGTGGACGCAGCCAATGTGCCCCTGGGCCGTCTGGCCACGCTGATCGCCAGCCGCATCCGTGGCAAGCACCGCCCCGACTTCACCCCCAATATGATTCAGGGTGACTTCGTGGTGGTCGTGAACGCCCAGCAGGTCGCCCTGACCGGCAACAAGCTGGACGGCAAGGTCTACACCCGCTACACCGGCTACCAGGGTGGCCTGAAGACCGAAACCGCCCGTCAGGCGCTGGCCAAGCACCCCGAGCGCGTGATCGAGCACGCCGTGTTCGGCATGCTGCCCAAGGGCCGTCAGGGCCGCGCCATGCACAGCCGCCTGAAGGTCTACGCTGGCCAGACGCACCCCCACGCGGCTCAGAAGCCCCAGACCCTCGAGGTTAAATAA
- the rpsI gene encoding 30S ribosomal protein S9, whose amino-acid sequence MAIQQPEQFYGTGRRKSAVARVFLRPGEGKIIVNGKEFQSYFRGLLRAVHALQAFRETGTAGRYDAVITVAGGGPTGQADAIKLGIARALLKVNPDFRAQLKPKGLLTRDPREVERKKYGLKKARRAPQFSKR is encoded by the coding sequence ATGGCGATTCAGCAACCCGAACAGTTTTACGGCACCGGCCGCCGCAAGAGCGCCGTGGCCCGCGTGTTCCTCCGCCCTGGCGAAGGCAAGATCATCGTGAACGGCAAGGAGTTCCAGTCCTACTTCCGTGGACTGCTGCGCGCCGTGCACGCCCTGCAGGCGTTCCGTGAAACCGGCACTGCTGGCCGCTACGACGCCGTGATCACCGTGGCTGGCGGCGGCCCCACCGGTCAGGCCGACGCGATCAAGCTGGGTATTGCCCGCGCGCTGCTGAAGGTCAACCCCGACTTCCGCGCCCAGCTGAAGCCCAAGGGCCTGCTGACCCGCGACCCCCGCGAAGTCGAGCGCAAGAAGTACGGCCTGAAAAAGGCCCGCCGCGCGCCCCAGTTCAGCAAGCGCTGA
- a CDS encoding antibiotic biosynthesis monooxygenase: MTPSTPPMTVPSPSSTAPEGVTLVITERVRSSQVEPYEAWARGVHALLGQQPGFLGLHVLRDPSGPVPEYITLLRFASQEALDAWRTNPAYQAALRELPGFTASDVDYREARGLEAWFDLPGSLPAPPLWKNIVVGFVGVYPLILLFSYLCGFFTEGWPWWAAIIPSAFLATVFLNWPVLPLLSRLLRRWLYPAQRS; this comes from the coding sequence GTGACCCCATCCACCCCCCCCATGACCGTGCCGTCCCCCAGTTCCACGGCCCCCGAGGGCGTGACGCTGGTCATTACCGAGCGCGTGCGCTCCTCGCAGGTAGAGCCCTACGAAGCCTGGGCGCGCGGCGTCCACGCCCTGCTGGGCCAGCAGCCCGGCTTCCTGGGCCTGCATGTGCTGCGGGACCCCTCCGGCCCGGTGCCCGAGTACATCACCCTGCTGCGCTTCGCCAGCCAGGAGGCGCTGGACGCATGGCGCACGAATCCGGCGTATCAGGCGGCCCTGCGCGAATTGCCGGGCTTCACGGCCTCCGATGTGGATTACCGCGAGGCGCGCGGCCTGGAGGCGTGGTTTGACCTGCCGGGCAGCCTGCCCGCCCCGCCGCTGTGGAAGAACATCGTGGTGGGGTTTGTGGGGGTGTACCCCCTGATTCTGCTGTTCAGCTACCTGTGCGGCTTCTTTACAGAAGGCTGGCCCTGGTGGGCGGCCATTATTCCGTCGGCGTTTCTGGCCACCGTGTTCCTGAACTGGCCGGTCTTGCCGCTGCTCTCCCGCCTGTTGCGGCGCTGGCTGTATCCGGCTCAGCGGAGCTGA
- a CDS encoding NfeD family protein, with product MDWWPTLGRVQPWHWWVLGALLLILEVAAPGIFFVWLALAAFALGLLVFVLPLPVAVQLLLFAAFSVAAVVLGRRYLARLLPDSPEAERLNQGSHRLVGQTVVVTRAIENGVGRVRVGDGEWRVTGPDTPQGARVLIVAADGATLHVREVSGTWT from the coding sequence ATGGACTGGTGGCCCACCCTGGGACGGGTGCAGCCCTGGCACTGGTGGGTGCTGGGCGCCCTGCTGCTGATTCTGGAAGTCGCCGCGCCCGGCATCTTCTTCGTGTGGCTGGCGTTGGCGGCCTTTGCACTGGGGCTGCTGGTGTTTGTGCTGCCGCTGCCGGTGGCGGTGCAACTGCTGCTGTTTGCCGCGTTCAGCGTGGCGGCGGTGGTACTGGGCCGCCGCTATCTGGCCCGGCTGCTCCCCGATTCCCCCGAAGCCGAGCGCCTGAATCAGGGCTCTCACCGCCTGGTGGGGCAAACCGTGGTGGTGACCCGCGCCATCGAGAATGGCGTGGGCCGCGTGCGCGTGGGCGACGGGGAGTGGCGTGTCACGGGCCCCGACACCCCCCAGGGCGCCCGCGTGCTGATCGTGGCCGCCGACGGCGCGACCCTGCACGTGCGCGAGGTCAGCGGCACCTGGACGTGA